The Chlorocebus sabaeus isolate Y175 chromosome 20, mChlSab1.0.hap1, whole genome shotgun sequence genomic sequence CTGtgtccatctctctctgtctccactgCCACCGTCCTGGCCCAAGCCCCCACCATTTCTGGCCTGGACAATCGCAGTAGCCTCCACACTGGTCTGTAGCTGTGGCTCTTGCcgtctgtgttctattcattacACAGCAGCCAGACTGacgttttattatttatttatttatttatttttgagatggagtctcactcttgtcgcccaggctggcgtgcagtggcgcaatcttggctcactacagcctccgcctcctgggttcaagtgattcttctgcctcagcctcccaagcagctgggattgcagtttttttgtatttttagtagagatgggttttcaccatgttggccatgctggtcttgaacttttgacctcgggtgatccacccacctcagcctcccaaaatgctgggattacagatgtgagccactgcgtgcaGCCCAGACTGACCTTTTGAAAACATGAACCAAGCGATGTCACTCTTCTGTTTAGAATACTTTGGTGGCTTCTCGTTCTCATGTTCTGTTTAGAATACTTTGGTGGCTTCCCGTTGTTctcatgaacaaaatgaaaatcctTCACATGAACTTCTGGGCCTTGTGTGATCCAGTTTCTGCTACCTTTTTAGCCTCCTTACTCCTTGAGCTGCAGCAACACTGGCCTTCTTGGTCCTCAAGTCAGTCAAACTCCTTCTGGaaacagggcctttgcacatgccctTCCACCTGTCTGGactgccctttctttctctctttccctggtTAGCTTCAGCTCAGTTGACATGACACCTCCACAGGGAAGCCTTCCGTAATATTCAAGTCTTAACTGGTGCTCCCTGGCAGGTGCTCCTATGTCACCCTAccctttttcttcctcattcattCTGCCAGTGAATATTGAGTATCCACTTCTGCCAGGTATGGTTGCAGTTTCTGGGGATATATTGGTGCAAAAATGCAATGAAGTCTCTTCCTTCAGGGAGCTTACATTACAGCTGAGGGTGGTGGGGAGATAGGCACAGAATAAATACAGAATATATCAGGTGGAGGTAAATACTAAGGAGTAAAATAAAGTAGGCCTAGGATATGAGGAGAGATAGGGAAGTGCTGATGTTTTATTAAGGGTGCCTGGGAAGGCCACACTGATATGATGATGTTTGAGGAAGACCTGAAGGAAATAAGGGATAACTGAATGGATATTTGGGGAAGTAGCTTTccagagagaggaggaagtgcaGAGGCTTGAGTGGTGAGTGTGCCTGGTATGTCTGAGGACAAGCCGGGTGGCCAGAGTGGGTGAGCGTGAGTGGTGGGAGGTCAGGTCGGACTTCCCAGGGAGGACCTTTGGGAGAGCTGggattttattctgagtgagATGGGGAGTCACTACAGGGTTCTTAGCAGAGGAGAGACATGATCTGATTTAAGATTGAGAAGGCTGGCCCTAGCTGCTGTGGGGAAGATGGGAGCAGAAGCACAGGGACTGggtggagtatttttttttttttttttgagacagagtctcactccatcacccaggctggagtgcagtgacacgatctcggctcactgtaccctATGCCTcatgggtttaagcgattctcatgcctcagcctcttgagtagctgggattacaggcatgtgccatcatgcccaactaatttttgtgtatttttagttgagacggggttttgccatatggcaaaattcaaactcctgacctcaagtgatccacccacctcggcctcccaaggtgctgggattataggcatgagccaccacgcatggccagGACCTTTCTGTAACAGACAAAATGACTATGGTTGGGGCACAGAGGGGAGTGAAGGTACAGTGGAAATAAGGGGTCGATTTTGCATGTATTTTGAAGAGAAAACCAACAGGATTTGCCCATGGGTTGGCTGTGGGGTGTGAGAGACTATACCAAGGATTTTGTTCTGAGCAGGTGGACaaatatagaattaccatttTCTAAGACAGGGAAGGTTGGGAGGAACAGGATTGGAGAGGAAATCAGGAGTTGAGTTTCAGCCATGTTGAGGTTGAGACACTTGTTGACATACACTTTAATCACATGGTTATTCGATCACTAAACATCTGTTCAGTGtctcccactagactgtaagctctgaGAGGGCGGGCACAGGGTCTGTTTTGCTTACCACTCTAGTcttagcacctagcacagtgcccagcacacagtaggtacttgCTATAATACTTGCTTAATTGGATGAATGGTCAGGAGCACTGCCTGACATGTAGTCAGCACTCAGTGGCGTATGTTCAATGAATGAGTGAATCCGTGAATAGTGAGTCTAGTTGCTGACTTGCTCATGAAGATGTGGGGTAGAGCCACACCCCACATTGCCCTGGGTTCTGGAGTCCCCCACCTCCCCTCACTTCTAGCATCCTGTCCTGTTGGTCACCTGTGTCCCTCCCCTGCAGTTGGTGAGTGACACACGGAGAGTGTCTGACATCCAGTGGTTTCGGGAGGCCTATGGGGCCATGACGCAGACTGTCCGCGTCGTAGCGTTGGAGCAGAGCCGACGGCAGCGGGGCTGGGTGTTCACGTCAGGTGAGCCACTCCATGTGTAGGGCACAGGAGGACACAGGCTACCCATCCTGTGGTTTGTCTCCCTGGCAGGCCTGGGGAAAGTGAGTGAGGGATGATAAAAGAGAATCTGAGGCCTCCTGATTAGGGAGTAGCATGGTGGAGGAGGTCCTGGGGGTCAAGGTTCTCTTGGTTTAACCTAGGCTATCTTCTCATGGCCAGTGGGCTGCTTTGGTAGTCTGGCTGGGACCCACCCCCATGGTTCTTCACCTTTGCTTTCCAGCCCTGTAGGGGCTGACAGTGGTCAAGGGCAAACCTGACAAAGCTCACTTCTTTTTAACACAGTAGTGGAGTTAGAAGTTAGTAGTGGAGAGGAAGTTCTGCTGGAAGCTTCAATGGTGCAAGCCCAGGACCCTCTCTGTGGGCTTCTGAAACACAACttaggcttccttcctgccctagATCACTGTGACTTGGAGCAGTTCAGATCCAATGGGTATGACCACTGCTAATGCTACTCATTTCTGGGGCACTCACATGGTCCAGgcctgtgctaagcattttatatgcaCTGTCTCACTTTACCATCAAAACAGATTCAGCAGGTAGATGCTGTTATTAATTTACCCATGGTCGGATGAGGCCCTGGCCTGAAAGGTTAAGTCTCTTTCCCAGGGTCACAAAGAGTGAGAGGAGGAGCTGGCCTCCTGACCCTCTGCTTCTAACTCTGGCACATGCTGCCTCCTGAGGGGACTGAATTGGACAGATTTAGGGATAGAAAAGGACACAACCACCttgacagaaaatgaaaacacagttgTGTGTGGTTTTAGATGACCGGATTCACCCTCTGTAGGCAGTAGCAAGTGAAGAATTAAGTCAGGAGGGATCAGCTGGGGGGCCCAGGTGGCTGTGGGCTGCTGAACCTACCATCGCAGTGTTTCAGGGGTAGGGAGGTGCCTTCTGGGTGGGTAGTCCTTAGCTCCGGGGTAGCAGAGGAGAGGCCGGGAGGGCCCACTCCAGCTGGGGCTAGCAGGCCTTGAAGACTGGTGTCTGTCTGGAGGGCTGGGGCCTGACCTCTCCATGCTTCCTTCACAGGGGTGGACGACGCTGAGTCAGAATGTGGCCTGGACAACTTTGGGGGCTTTGACTGGGTCATCGAGAACCACGGAGATGAACAGCGCCTGGAGGAGCAGTTGGAGAACCTGATAGAATTTATCCGCTCCAGACTGTAGTCGCTAGGTTCTAGGAGTCAGCTGGGGCCTGCtgcagtgggggtggggctgaCTCTGCAAGATGAGGGGTCCCCTGATCCTGGCCAAGGTGAGGAACAGACAGAGGGGGGTCTAGATTCTGAAGGGGTTGGTGGATGTTGGGCAAAGCAGGAAACGTCTGGAGACCTCATTTTCTCCATGGGGAAGACAGCCATGCTCTTCAGGAGGAGACTCCAAGGGCAAAGGAGGGTGACTTGGCTGTGCTTGAAGGAGAAACCCTGCTGTCTTCCCAGCGCCAGTCCCCTCAGCCTGTGGCAGCCTTGCATCCTGACTGGATGTTCTCAGCCCCTTGTTCTGGGCAAGAACCCAGGGCTCCCCAGTGTGGATACTAATAAACCTCTTTGGAGCACACTCTCAGAGCTGCTTATCTCTCATTTCCCTGATGCCAGCCTGGCTTGGGTGGGGTTTAGAAGGCCTTAGGGTGTCATGGTGGCTGGGAGGGGGTCCCTGTTCCACCTCCCACCTGGCTAGAATGTATCCTGCAGAGGTTGACCTATGCTGCACCTCACAGGCAACAGGCCTGTTTATGTTGGAGGTGGGATTGGGTTGAGGGCCTTACCCTCTGGGATAGCCCCATGAATGGCTGTGATCCACAGAAAGTGCCACCAGCAAGTGCTTCCTCCccccgttttttttttctttgagacagggtcttattctgtcacccaggctggcatgcagtggcgtgatcatagctcattgcagccttgacctcctgggctcaagcaatcctgcctcagcctgctaagtagctgggtctacaggcacacaccactacattcagctaatttttttcatttttagtagagacaaggttttgctctgttgcccaggctggtcttgaactcctgaacttaagcaatgctcccaccttggcctcctaaagtgttgggattacaagtgtgagccaccatgcccgaccctgCCCTTGTAATTTATATAGCCTTTTATAATTTCCaaatttcttctagattcttcATAGCCACCCCCTGAAATAGGTGAGGATAGGATTTTCATCTGTATTTAGCAGATGCCAAGAACTCAGAGAAGTGAAACAACTTCTCCAGGGTTAGAGGGCTTAGTAAGTGTCAGTGCTGCGTGGAACCCAGGCCACTAGACTCCTGACCAGGCCCCTTCTGCACATTCCTATGGGTGTGGAACAAAGTCCCAAAGCTCCTTGCTGTCCCCAGGCCAAGCCTAAGCCCTCCAACTCTGGCCCTGGCTTCGTAATCCTCCCACAAATTGTGTTCTCACAGATAAGGGAACAGCCAAAGAAATTACAGTTTCAGTGTGACCCAAACTGAATTTTGTACATTTCTGCCCAGATCTCCTCTGCTCTGCTGCCATCATCCTtgctgggtgccaggcactggggacatAAAGATGAACAGGTCACAGGACTGTTCCTTAAGGAGCTCTTGATCTCGATCAGAAATAGACACCCCCCAGGTGCCCAGGAACCTGAAGGCGGTGCCAAAGACAACTTCAGTTCTTTGGGAAGGAGGGTGCGCTTCCATGACACCCCAGGCCTGCCGTGCCAGGGTGAGCACTGACCCCTTGTCCCAGGGCCACTGCCGTTGCTGCTTGGAAATCCCTCTCTGGAGCTGGGAGCAGATGATTGTGAACAATCCCAGTCATGAAAATGTCCAAAAGTCACTGGGGCCAACTCTGATGAATGTGGGAGGCAAAGTTTTTGGGTTACAAACCTTAACGAGTATAAAGAAATCAAGTGGGGACcggggtggggtggctcatgcctgtaatcccagcactttgggaggccgaggagggtggatcatttgaggtcaggagttcaagaccaacctggccaacatggtaaaaccccatctctaccaaaaatacaaaaattagctgggcatggtggcaggtgcctgtaatcctagctactcaggaggctgaggcaggagaattgcttgaacctgggaggcagagatcttgccactgcactccagcctgggcaacagagtgagactgtctctgagaaaaaaagaagggcaGGAAGGACACAATCAAACCAGGGAGAATGTAGAGTCCATGGGGCCAGCTAAGAGGCTTCTGCAATATTCCAAGCAAGAAGTAGCACAGGCTGATGGAGAGAGGGTCACTAGAAAGCAGATGGGTCAGTGGTGACATTCAACCTTGTTTCGGACCCAACCCACCTGATACTGGGCATATTCCCATCAGTGATACTGGCTCACTGCCTGAAGGGGAGCAGAGGTTCCGGGCACAGGAGCCCAGTCAGAACCTCCGGGTTGGAGGTGAGGAAACACCTACTGCATGGCATCATTACCTGCTTGATTCCAGCATGTCTTCTGTGGTCCTGTCTCACCACGCATTCAATCACCTCCACTTCCTGAGCACCTGCTGTGGCTCTCAGAGCTAGGGACACAGCTATAAGAGAGACATGGGCCCTGCAATCACAGAGTTTACCTTTCAGAAAGAATCCTAGACAGGGTGGGTTCCACAGAACTTGGGGACTGATTAGCCACAGCAGCTGGGGAGATGGAGGAGTTCAAACTTGTGCCAGAAACCCTGGGTTTTGTCACCTTCCCTGAGGGGGGTGTCTTCAGCATGTGGGAATGTGGTGGTACCTTCTCAGTTTGGAAGCCAGTGAATCCCTGCCTTCATAGGCGACGAGGGTCAAAGCTCCAGATGGATGTGAACCTATCAAGTGTGGTACTAGGGTTGATGCAGACAGGAGGTTAGGGACTGGTGGGTCTCCTGTGTCCTCTGGGAGGCGTGCTGCCCTGCTTTCTTGGCTCTGGGTATTTAGAGGAGTCATAGGAGTATGACTTGGGAAGCCAGTGGGTCTGTCTACGTTGTGACAGGTTGGTACTGATGCCTCTTAAAATAGGAAGCCCACTGTCTGCTGGATTCGaagttcataattttttttttttggagatggagtctcactctgtcacccaggctggaccaggctggagtgcagtggtacaatctcagctcactgcggcctccacctcctgggttcaagcgattctcctgcttcagtctcccaagtagctgggattacaggctcccgccaccatgtccagctaatttttgtatttttggtggagatgaggtttcaccatgttggccaggctggtctcgaactcctgacctcagatgatccacccgtcttggcctcccaaagtgctgagattacaggcgtgagccactgcgcccagcctcataattttttctttttctttcttttttttttttgagacagagtctcgctctgtcgcccaggctggagtgcagtggctggatctcagctcactgcaagctccgcctcccgggttcatgccattctcctgcctcagcctcctgagtagctgggactacaggcgcccgccacctcgcccggctagtttttttgtatttttttagtagagacggggtttcaccgtgttagccaggatggtctcgatctcctgacctcgtgatccgcccgtctcggcctcccaaagtgctgggattacaggcttgagccaccgtgcccggccctttttttttttttaaagcaaggtcttgctctgtcgcctggattggagtgcagtggtgcaatcacagctcattgcagccccaacctcctgggcctAGGTGATCTTACtatctcagcttcttgagtatctggaaccacaggtgtgtaccaccatgcccagctaattaaaaaaaaatttttttttgtagagatggggtctcgctgtgttgcccaggctggtcttgaagttttgggcccaagtgatccttctgttttggcttcccaaagtgctaggattacaggcatgagccactgtgcccagcccatattttttttaaactgatattTCCCTAAATATAAAAACCAAGAATAACCCTGACTTTTGACACCATATGTTATGGTGAGAACCTTAGCTGCTTTTTATTTCAAGACATTCTCCCCACTTTACTGCTACAGGTTGACCATCCGAGTCCAAAAATCTGAAACCTGAAATGCCCCAAagtccaaaactttttgagcctTGACATGACACCCAAAGGAAACGATCAGTGgagcattttgtattttgtatttttgtatttgggATGCTCAGCTGgcaagtataatgcaaatattttaaaataaaaatcagaaattcaaaacacttctggtccccagcattttggataagggatactcaaccaaTAGTCTTTGCTAACTTTGTCTGTGGTTATAATCTCAGTGTATTAagctacttatttatttttttctttttctttttttttttttttttttttgagacggagtcttgctctgccgcctgggatggagtgcagtggccagatctcagttcactgcaagctccgcctcccgggtttacgccattctcctggctcagcctccccagtagctgggactacaggtgcccgccacctcgcccggctatttttttgtattttttagtagagacgaggtttcactgtgttagccaggatggtctcgatctcctgacctcgtgatctgcccatctcggcctcccaaagtgctgggattacaggcttgagccaccgcgcccggcctatttttttctttaagacagggtctccttctgtcacccaggctggaatgcagtggcatgattatagctcactgcagcctccaaatcctggactcaagcaatcctcctgcctcagcctctggagtagctaggactaagatacgcgccaccatgcttggctaatgttaaattttttttgtagagatggggtctcgctatgttgccagggctggtcttgaacttctagcttcAAACGAAgcttccactttggcctcccaaactgctgggattacaggcatgggccaccatgcctggccaagttatttttaatattatgtgtCTGTTATtttactacttcttttttttaaaatttattacccACCCATGAATGTATGTAGATGTTATTTTAATCATGATTTGTAACACTAACAGCCTAAGAATTTATCATTATATTTCTAAACAACTTTATTgaactataattaaaatataataactacatatatttaaaatgtacaatttaggcggggcacggtggctaacacctgtaatcccagcactttgggaggctgaggtgggtggatctcttgaggtcaggaattcgagaccagcctggctaacacagtgaaaccctgtctctactaaaatacaaaaattagctgggtgtggtggtgtgtgcctgtaatcccagctacttgggtggctgaggcaggaatatcgcttgagtcaggaggtggaggttgcagtgagccaagatggccccactgcactctagcctggacaacagagtaagactctgtctcaaaaaaaaaaaaagtacagtttactgagttttgacatatgtatacatatgtgaaaCCACAGTACAATCACCATGGACATATTCATCACTCTCAAACATTTCCTTATGTCCCCTTGTAATTCCTCTTCTCACCTCTCCCTGATTCTCCACCCTCGCCTCCAAGAAACCACtggtctgctttctgtctctatggatgttcatattttcaaggattttatataaagaataataaaatttggctggatgcagtggctcacgcctgtaatccctttgggaggccaaggcaggcagatcacctgaggtcgggaattcaagactagcctggctaacatggtgaaaccccgtctctactaaaaacaataataaaaaaaattagccaggtgtggtggctaatgcctgtagtcccagctacgtgggaggctgaggtaggagaatcgcttgaaccagggaggcggaggttgcagtgggctgagattgtgccactgcactccagcctgagtgacagagccatactgcatctcaaaaaaaaaaaaaaaaaaaagattaataaagttTTATACAAAGAACAGTATATATTCTTTATTGTCTGGTGTCTTTCATTGAACGTAATTATTTTGAGGTTCATCTACCTCAAATTGAtggtatcagtagttcattcctttttcttattgGTATGTGGTAAGAATATACCACAGTTGTTTACCAGTTCAcctgttgatgaatatttgggttgtttctagtgtTTGGATATGACAAATAAAGCAACTATACACATTCATGTACAACATGtataagtctttgtgtggacatgtgcTTTCATCTCTCTCAGGTAAAtatcttttcaacttttttttttttaagacggagtttcgctcttattgcccaggctggagtgcaatgatgcgatctcggctcactgcaacctctgcctcccgggttcacacaattctcccgcctcagcctcctgagtagcttggattacaggtatgcaccactaagcccggctaattttgtagttttagtagagatagggcttctctatgttggtcaggctggtctcaaactcttgacgtaaggtgatccactcacctcagcctcctgaagtgctgggattacaggcatgagccaccgcgccctgccaacttttggttttgagacagtcttgctctgttgcccaggctggaatgcagtgacaggatttcagctcactgcaacctccacctcctgggctcaagcgattcttctgcctcagcctcctgagtagctgggactacaggtgcctgccaccatgcccagctactttttgtgtttttttgtagagactgggttttgccttGTTTGCCCAGggtgaccttgaactcctgggctcaagcaatctgcctgccttagcctcctaaagtgctgggaccacaggcatgagccaccgggcctggcttaactttatttttggagactgtgtctcactctgttgctcaggatggagtgcagtggcatgatcatggctcactgcagcctcgacgcccctgggctcaagtgatcctcccatctcagcctcttgagtagctggtactacaggcataaaccaccatgcccggctaaatttttttgtgttttgtagacagggtgtctccatgttgctcaggctggtctcaaatttctgggctcaagcattcctgagcccaggagtttgccaGACTGaggcctgcctcaacctcccaaagtgctgggattataggcatgagcccctatGCCCAGccatctttttaacttttcttttttttttttttgagacagagttttggtctttttgcccaggctggagtgtaatggtgtgatctcggctcactgcaacctgtgcctcccgggttcaaatgattctcctgcctcagcctcctgagtagctgggattacaggcatgtgccaccacacctggctaatttctgtatttttagtagagatggggttttgccatgttgtcaggctgatctcgaactcctggcctcagatccTCAGGTGATCTCAGAGGAACTCCagatcctcaggtgatctgcccacctcggcctcccaaagtgctgggattacaggcgtgagccaccgtgcccagctttaactttttttttttttttttttgagacggagtcttgctctgttgcccaggctggagtgcagtggcgtgatctcggctcactgcaagctccgcctcctgggttcacgccattctcctgcctcagcctcctgagtagctgggactacgggtgcctgccaccgcgcccgg encodes the following:
- the PMVK gene encoding phosphomevalonate kinase isoform X2, giving the protein MIRWGEEKRQADPGFFCRKIVEGVSQPIWLVSDTRRVSDIQWFREAYGAMTQTVRVVALEQSRRQRGWVFTSGVDDAESECGLDNFGGFDWVIENHGDEQRLEEQLENLIEFIRSRL